From Micromonospora carbonacea:
GCGGGACCGGGCCGACGCCGACGGCGGTGCTGATCCACGGCATGGCCTCGGACACCATGGCGAGCTGGTACTTCACCATGGCCGAGCCGCTGACCCGGGCCGGCTTCCCGACCGTCCTGTACGACCTGCGCGGCCACGGCCGCAGCGACCGCCCGGCCACCGGGTACGCCCTCGACGACTTCGTCGACGACCTGGCGGCGCTGCTGGTCGAGCTGGACGTCACGGGCCCGCTGCTGCTGTTCGGCAACTCCTTCGGCGGGACGATCGCCTTCGGCTTCGCCGCGCGCCACCCGGACCGGGTGGCCGGCATCGTGGCCGTGGAGTCGTCCCCGCCGACGCCGGAGTGGATGGGCCGGGTGCGAATGCGGCTGGAGCGGGTCGCCGCCCGGCTGCCCCGCGAGGGGGCGCTGGCCGAGATCGGCGCGGCCCGGGGGCGCATCGCCGCCCGTCGGGCCGCCGACACCGGCCGGATGCTCGCCGAGACCACCATGACGGCGGAGCTGCCGGCGAGCCGGCTGCCGGCGCGCGACGCCCTCGCGGCGATCGCCTGCCCGGTGCTGTGCCTCTACGGCGGCGACTCGGCGGTGGGCGAGCTGGCCCCGGCCGTACGCGGGCTCCTGCCGCAGACCCGGGTCGTCGTCCTGCCCGACCAGAAGCACTCCGTCCTGATCGACCGGCCCGACTCGGTGCGCCGGCACGTCCTCGCCTGGCTGGGCGAGGAGTGCGGGCTCGACGTGGCCCCACCCGTCACCACATGACAGCGCGACTTCCAGGAGGAATCCCGATGGACACCCCGATCACGGGTCGGTCGATCATCATCAGCAACGGACGCTGCGGCTCGACGCTGCTGTCCGACCTGATCCACGAGGAGCCCGACACGCTGTCGGCCCAGGAGTTCTTCATGTCGGTGACGCCGTGGGCGCGCAGCGCCGAGGTGATCACCGGGGCGGAGTACTGGGCGGTGCTGGCCAGCCCCAAGCCGGAGCTGGCCACGCTGTTCCGGATCGGGCTGCCGCCGAAGGAGGTCCGCTACCCGGCCACGGGCCGCTGGGCCGGCCGGATGACCGAGCTGCCCCGGATCCTGGCGATCACCCTGTCGAAGCTCACCGACGACCCGGACGCCCTGTTCGACCAGCTCGCCGAGCGGGTGCCGAGCTTCGGCACCCAGTCGGTCGCCCGGCACCACAGCGACTTCCTGGACCTGGTGGCCACCCTCACCGGCAAGAAGCGCTGGGTGGAGCGCTCCGGCGGCTCCAGCCACCTGGCCCCGCACCTGCTCAAGGGCTTCCCGGACTGCAAGATCGTCTACCTGACCCGGAACCGTGAGGACACGGCGAAGTCGATGAGCCGGCACTCGTCGTTCCAGCTCATCCAGCTCCGGGTGGAGTTCCTGGGCCGCTGCGGCCTGGACCCGTTCCGGGTCACCGACGCCGACGACGTGCCGGCGGACCTCCAGCCGTTCCTGCCGCACCGGCTGACCGCCGAGGCGCTGCGCGAGCGCGGCGAGGACATGCGCCGCTACCTCGGGCTGTGCGCGTTCATGACCAGCCAGGCCGATCAGGCGCTGTCCGACGTACCGCCGGAGCACCTGCTGCGGATGCGCTACGAGGACCTGGTCGCCGACCCGGTCGGCGAGCTGACGCAGCTCGGCGAGTACCTGGAGTTCCCCGAGGCCGGGAAGTGGGCGGAGCAGGTCGCCGGGCGGGTCGTCGCCCCGGCCCGCAAGCCCGCGCCCGCCGCCGTCTGAGCCGCCCCACCCCACACCGCACCCAATTCTCCTGCGCGCCGGGGCCCGGACCACC
This genomic window contains:
- a CDS encoding alpha/beta fold hydrolase, whose product is MVRANGIELHVQRLDPAGPAQAGGTGPTPTAVLIHGMASDTMASWYFTMAEPLTRAGFPTVLYDLRGHGRSDRPATGYALDDFVDDLAALLVELDVTGPLLLFGNSFGGTIAFGFAARHPDRVAGIVAVESSPPTPEWMGRVRMRLERVAARLPREGALAEIGAARGRIAARRAADTGRMLAETTMTAELPASRLPARDALAAIACPVLCLYGGDSAVGELAPAVRGLLPQTRVVVLPDQKHSVLIDRPDSVRRHVLAWLGEECGLDVAPPVTT
- a CDS encoding sulfotransferase domain-containing protein → MDTPITGRSIIISNGRCGSTLLSDLIHEEPDTLSAQEFFMSVTPWARSAEVITGAEYWAVLASPKPELATLFRIGLPPKEVRYPATGRWAGRMTELPRILAITLSKLTDDPDALFDQLAERVPSFGTQSVARHHSDFLDLVATLTGKKRWVERSGGSSHLAPHLLKGFPDCKIVYLTRNREDTAKSMSRHSSFQLIQLRVEFLGRCGLDPFRVTDADDVPADLQPFLPHRLTAEALRERGEDMRRYLGLCAFMTSQADQALSDVPPEHLLRMRYEDLVADPVGELTQLGEYLEFPEAGKWAEQVAGRVVAPARKPAPAAV